In Gemmatimonadaceae bacterium, a single genomic region encodes these proteins:
- a CDS encoding pirin family protein, whose translation MSIRPVKRIVEATPTMEGAGVKLRRAFGFGATEEFDPFLLFDDFRNEKPEDFLRGFPWHPHRGIETITYVLKGTVNHGDSLGNSGTLGAGDVQWMTAGSGILHQEMPTGDAAGRMHGFQLWGNLPASRKMTDPRYQDIGSKDIPEITDDDGTIVRVVCGDFWGKTGPVDGIAAEPQYLDVSVPAGVRKTLPVETYRHAFAYVFEGSGTFSGASDPFGALTERVGDNGATVAEETVRDTAGNRSLVLFDSGDEVTVQAGDEGIRFLLVSGKPIAEPVAWYGPIVMNTQQELRQALDELNRGTFIKHA comes from the coding sequence ATGTCGATCAGACCCGTCAAGCGCATCGTCGAAGCCACGCCCACCATGGAAGGGGCGGGGGTCAAGCTCCGTCGCGCGTTCGGCTTCGGGGCCACCGAGGAGTTCGACCCGTTCCTCCTGTTCGACGACTTTCGGAACGAGAAGCCGGAGGACTTCCTGCGCGGGTTTCCGTGGCATCCGCACCGCGGCATCGAAACCATCACGTACGTACTCAAAGGCACCGTGAACCACGGCGACAGCCTGGGCAATTCGGGCACGCTGGGTGCGGGCGACGTGCAGTGGATGACCGCGGGCAGTGGGATTCTTCATCAGGAGATGCCCACGGGCGACGCGGCCGGACGGATGCATGGGTTCCAGCTGTGGGGCAATCTGCCCGCGTCGCGGAAGATGACCGACCCGCGCTATCAGGACATCGGATCGAAGGACATCCCCGAGATCACGGACGACGACGGCACGATCGTGCGCGTGGTGTGCGGCGACTTCTGGGGCAAGACGGGCCCCGTGGACGGCATCGCCGCCGAGCCGCAGTATCTCGACGTGTCCGTGCCGGCCGGCGTGCGCAAGACGCTGCCGGTGGAGACGTACCGGCACGCGTTCGCGTACGTGTTCGAGGGGAGCGGCACGTTCAGCGGCGCGTCCGATCCGTTCGGTGCGCTCACCGAGCGGGTGGGCGACAACGGCGCCACGGTGGCCGAGGAGACGGTGCGCGACACCGCGGGCAATCGGAGCCTGGTGCTGTTCGACAGCGGCGACGAGGTGACCGTGCAGGCCGGCGACGAGGGGATCCGGTTTCTGCTCGTGTCGGGCAAGCCCATCGCCGAGCCGGTGGCGTGGTACGGGCCGATCGTGATGAACACGCAGCAGGAGCTGCGGCAGGCACTCGACGAGCTGAACCGGGGGACGTTCATCAAGCACGCGTGA
- a CDS encoding sugar phosphate isomerase/epimerase: MQRRTFLHSLGLSMAGLAFARRAPFDFGTARHLDRVGLQLYSVRNAMKRDPTGTLAAVRDIGYRDVELLWTFDNFGQTPAQVRSTLDGLGLTAPSAHIAPELLLGDWARALDQAKYLGHQYLIVPSLPDETKTSLDAWRHWADVFNTAGAAARTAGIWLAQHNEPEHVHPIDGQIPYDLFIERTDPKIVRLQLDFGNMVVGGGDPMAYLKRYGDRYWTFHVKNVVADRTHDTELDAGVLDLSALLGAVTDIDAKPCYVEQESPADELASARSNYEYLSKLAF; this comes from the coding sequence ATGCAGCGGCGCACCTTTCTCCACTCGCTCGGCCTCTCGATGGCCGGGTTGGCCTTCGCCCGACGCGCACCGTTCGATTTCGGAACAGCGCGGCACCTGGACCGCGTCGGCCTGCAACTGTACTCCGTGCGCAACGCCATGAAACGCGACCCCACCGGCACCCTCGCCGCCGTGCGCGACATCGGATACCGGGATGTCGAGTTGCTCTGGACGTTCGACAACTTCGGGCAGACGCCGGCGCAGGTTCGCTCCACGCTCGACGGGCTCGGACTCACGGCGCCCTCGGCGCACATCGCGCCCGAACTCCTGTTGGGAGACTGGGCCAGAGCGCTCGATCAGGCGAAGTACCTGGGCCACCAGTACCTGATCGTGCCCAGCCTGCCCGACGAGACCAAGACGTCGCTCGACGCGTGGCGACATTGGGCGGACGTGTTCAACACCGCCGGCGCCGCGGCCCGGACCGCCGGCATCTGGCTGGCCCAGCACAACGAGCCCGAGCACGTGCATCCCATCGATGGGCAGATCCCGTACGACCTCTTCATCGAGCGCACCGATCCCAAGATCGTCCGCCTCCAGCTCGATTTCGGGAACATGGTCGTGGGCGGTGGTGACCCGATGGCGTATCTGAAACGGTACGGCGACCGCTACTGGACCTTCCACGTCAAGAACGTGGTGGCCGACCGGACGCACGACACGGAACTGGACGCCGGCGTGCTCGACCTGAGCGCGCTGCTCGGCGCCGTCACGGATATCGATGCCAAACCCTGCTACGTGGAGCAGGAGAGTCCAGCCGACGAACTGGCGAGCGCGCGCTCCAATTACGAGTACCTGTCCAAACTCGCCTTCTAG
- a CDS encoding carboxypeptidase-like regulatory domain-containing protein, which produces MPARRILQSLALVAAALILARPVLAQGADVIRGQVTSPESLPVPNAMVSATSISGNVTRTARTDRDGRFTIIFPNGDGDYMVAFNAAGFALKRFEVKRTADQEILVADTKLSRTVATLDTVHVQAGRTRPNRYETPPDIGGTERTVNSNALTAAQQGDLAAMAASLPGVLFVPGANGDPSGFSVLGLDGSQNTNTLNGMDFSGSNIPRDAQVSSSLVTAPYDVSRGGFSGGQFNITTASGTNFINRSASVVFDAPQLQWTDPAARALGQQYTNVNLSGGLSGPIQFDKSFYNFSYQLGQRANPWRSLLNTDALGLETAGIAPDSVRRLLGILQQDQVPATVRGVPGQQLTDQGVVLGSFDFAPPTSTSGQALDVTVNGSWFKFNPLSLGTTQLPASSGSMTNWNAGVQARHSAYFGFGILTETGLSVSGSRRYATPYLELPSGNVLVNSDFPDGTAGVQTVGFGGSSFLHTSNASRSVDLTNHLSWFSLDNKHRIELTSEIRQDGYTLDQTTNPLGTFTYNSLGELASGAPVSFTRTLRPRTRSGDEWVGAVSLGDSYRYSPDLQVQYGVRLDGNQYGSAPNANPLVAQTFGVANDLVPNRVYASPRIGFSWSYGMAPQIGGFLGAVRGPRAVVRGGIGLFQNVGRVTDIGSAVDNTGLASGLQQLTCVGAAAPVPDWSSYLADPASIPTTCAGAGSGTVFSNSAPNVTLFAHDYNAPRSLRSNLQWTGAILDNRFNATFGATYSLNVNQQSSVDLNFDPNAAFRLASEGNRPVFVQPGSIVPITGAIAFNDAYRSPLFNHVTEMLSDMQSRSAQFTAQIAPASFNTNYSWSLSYTYQDIRERTRGFGGGSTAGNPLDVSWSRSSFDSRHQIQYSLGYNFFDWVRVNWYGNIRSGTPFTPMVATDINGDGYANDRAFVFDPAHTTDPTLAAAMQSLLASSSGRVRDCLEGQLGRVAGRNSCEGPWTTSASLTFSFNPIKVHMPQRATLSFQIANPLGAADLLLHGQNHTHGWGQSAVPDASLLYVRGFDGQTQSYLYQVNQRFGATNPQFTTARSPVTLTAMLRVDVGPARERQLLTQQLDRGRTHDGIKLSEPILRALYGNGGLTNPMTVMLRQLDTLGLTPRQADSVATLNRWYVIRLDSIWTPITRYFAGLPDRFDEDQAYDRYRRGREGSVDLLLKLAPAIKGLLTPEQRRKLPAIVASYLDPRYLAAIRSGTAGLANSGFGPNAGTSFTVDAGGGGMRVIISR; this is translated from the coding sequence GTGCCCGCTCGGCGCATTCTGCAATCACTGGCTCTCGTGGCGGCCGCCCTCATCCTCGCGCGACCCGTGCTGGCGCAGGGCGCCGACGTCATCCGCGGCCAGGTCACGAGCCCCGAGTCGCTGCCGGTGCCCAATGCGATGGTGTCGGCCACCTCGATTTCCGGAAACGTGACGCGCACGGCACGGACCGATCGCGACGGCCGGTTCACGATCATCTTTCCGAACGGCGACGGCGACTACATGGTGGCGTTCAACGCCGCCGGGTTCGCGCTCAAGCGGTTCGAGGTCAAGCGTACGGCCGATCAGGAGATTCTCGTAGCCGATACGAAGCTATCGCGCACCGTGGCCACGCTCGACACGGTTCACGTACAGGCCGGTCGTACGCGGCCCAACCGCTACGAGACGCCACCCGACATCGGCGGCACCGAGCGCACCGTGAACAGCAACGCGCTGACGGCCGCCCAGCAGGGAGACCTGGCGGCGATGGCGGCGTCGCTGCCCGGCGTGCTCTTCGTGCCGGGCGCGAATGGCGATCCCTCGGGCTTCTCGGTGCTCGGCCTGGACGGCAGCCAGAACACGAACACGCTCAACGGCATGGATTTCAGCGGGTCGAACATCCCGCGCGACGCCCAGGTGAGCAGTTCGCTCGTCACGGCGCCGTACGACGTGTCGCGCGGCGGGTTCAGCGGCGGACAGTTCAACATCACCACCGCGTCGGGCACCAACTTCATCAACCGGTCGGCGAGCGTGGTGTTCGACGCGCCGCAGTTGCAGTGGACCGATCCGGCGGCGCGCGCGCTCGGCCAGCAGTACACGAATGTCAATCTCAGCGGTGGCCTGTCGGGGCCCATCCAGTTCGACAAGTCATTTTACAACTTCTCCTATCAGCTCGGCCAGCGGGCCAATCCGTGGCGGTCGTTGCTCAATACCGACGCGCTCGGCCTGGAGACGGCGGGCATCGCGCCCGACTCCGTGCGCCGGCTGCTCGGCATCCTCCAGCAGGACCAGGTGCCCGCCACCGTGCGCGGCGTGCCCGGCCAGCAGCTCACCGATCAGGGCGTGGTGCTGGGCAGCTTCGACTTCGCGCCGCCCACGTCGACGTCCGGCCAGGCCCTCGACGTCACGGTGAACGGCAGCTGGTTCAAGTTCAATCCGTTGTCCCTCGGCACCACCCAGTTGCCGGCGAGCAGCGGCTCGATGACCAACTGGAACGCGGGCGTCCAGGCCCGCCATTCCGCCTACTTCGGATTCGGCATCCTCACCGAGACCGGCCTCTCGGTGAGCGGCTCGCGCCGGTACGCGACACCCTACCTCGAGTTGCCGAGCGGAAACGTACTCGTGAACTCCGACTTCCCCGACGGCACGGCGGGCGTCCAGACGGTGGGCTTCGGGGGCAGTTCGTTCCTCCACACGAGCAACGCCAGCCGGAGCGTGGATCTGACCAACCACCTGTCGTGGTTCAGTCTCGACAACAAGCATCGGATCGAGCTCACCAGCGAGATCCGCCAGGACGGCTACACGCTCGATCAGACCACCAATCCGCTGGGCACCTTCACGTATAACTCGCTGGGTGAACTCGCGTCGGGAGCGCCGGTGTCGTTCACGCGCACCCTGCGGCCCCGCACGCGGAGCGGCGATGAATGGGTGGGCGCCGTGTCCCTGGGCGATTCCTACCGGTACAGCCCGGATCTTCAGGTGCAGTACGGCGTCCGCCTGGACGGCAATCAGTATGGCTCGGCGCCCAACGCCAACCCGCTCGTGGCCCAGACGTTCGGCGTGGCCAACGACCTCGTGCCCAATCGCGTCTACGCGAGCCCGCGCATCGGATTCTCGTGGAGCTACGGCATGGCGCCGCAGATCGGCGGGTTCCTGGGCGCCGTGCGCGGCCCCCGCGCCGTCGTGCGCGGCGGCATCGGCCTGTTCCAGAACGTGGGGCGCGTGACCGACATCGGATCGGCCGTGGACAACACGGGCCTGGCGAGCGGCCTGCAGCAGCTCACCTGCGTGGGCGCGGCAGCTCCGGTGCCCGATTGGAGCAGCTACCTCGCCGATCCGGCGTCCATTCCCACGACGTGCGCGGGCGCCGGCAGCGGCACCGTGTTCTCCAATTCGGCGCCCAACGTGACCCTGTTCGCGCACGACTACAACGCGCCGCGCAGCCTGCGCTCCAACCTGCAGTGGACCGGGGCGATACTCGACAACCGCTTCAACGCCACGTTCGGCGCCACGTACTCGCTCAACGTCAACCAACAGTCGTCCGTCGACCTCAACTTCGACCCCAACGCGGCGTTCCGGTTGGCCAGCGAAGGCAACCGGCCGGTGTTCGTGCAGCCGGGGAGCATCGTGCCCATCACGGGCGCCATCGCGTTCAACGACGCCTACCGGTCGCCGCTGTTCAACCACGTGACGGAGATGCTCTCCGATATGCAGTCGCGCAGCGCCCAGTTCACGGCCCAGATCGCACCCGCCTCGTTCAACACCAATTACAGTTGGAGCCTGTCGTACACGTACCAGGACATCCGCGAGCGCACGCGCGGTTTTGGCGGTGGCAGCACGGCCGGCAACCCACTCGACGTGTCGTGGAGCCGGTCGAGTTTCGATTCCCGGCACCAGATTCAGTACAGCCTGGGCTACAACTTCTTCGATTGGGTGCGCGTCAACTGGTACGGCAACATCCGGTCGGGCACTCCGTTTACGCCGATGGTCGCCACCGATATCAATGGCGATGGGTACGCCAACGACCGCGCCTTCGTCTTCGACCCGGCGCACACCACCGACCCGACGCTCGCCGCCGCCATGCAGTCGCTGCTCGCATCGTCGTCGGGCCGGGTGCGCGACTGCCTCGAAGGGCAGCTCGGCCGGGTCGCAGGACGCAACAGCTGCGAAGGCCCGTGGACCACCTCGGCGAGCCTCACGTTCTCGTTCAACCCGATCAAGGTGCACATGCCGCAGCGGGCCACGCTGTCGTTCCAGATCGCCAATCCGCTGGGCGCCGCCGACCTCCTGCTGCACGGCCAGAACCACACGCACGGCTGGGGCCAGTCGGCCGTTCCCGATGCGTCCCTGCTCTACGTGCGGGGGTTCGATGGCCAGACGCAGAGCTACCTGTACCAGGTGAACCAGCGGTTCGGCGCCACCAATCCGCAGTTCACCACGGCCCGGTCGCCGGTCACGCTCACGGCCATGCTGCGCGTGGACGTGGGGCCTGCCCGCGAGCGACAGCTGCTCACCCAGCAACTCGATCGGGGCCGCACGCACGACGGCATCAAGCTCAGCGAGCCCATCCTGCGCGCCCTGTATGGAAACGGCGGCCTCACCAACCCGATGACCGTGATGCTGCGGCAGCTCGATACCCTGGGGCTCACCCCGCGGCAGGCCGACAGCGTCGCCACGCTCAACCGGTGGTACGTGATCCGGTTGGATTCCATCTGGACGCCCATCACCAGATACTTCGCCGGTCTTCCCGATCGGTTCGACGAGGATCAGGCCTACGACCGGTACCGGCGCGGGCGCGAGGGATCGGTGGATCTGTTGCTCAAGCTCGCGCCCGCCATCAAGGGGCTGCTCACGCCCGAACAGCGGCGCAAGCTGCCCGCTATCGTGGCCAGCTACCTCGATCCACGCTATCTCGCGGCTATTCGTTCGGGCACCGCGGGGCTTGCCAACTCCGGATTCGGCCCGAACGCCGGCACGTCCTTCACGGTAGATGCCGGGGGCGGCGGCATGCGCGTTATCATCAGCAGGTAA
- a CDS encoding Ig-like domain-containing protein — MSRLIAGLVFAGAAGCGAKTTTAANMAENCGNSLQTAIVSPLSVTLNVGDTLRFSASMPGCTPAPQFRWSSSSPAVVSVDSLTGLATAHAVGTVAVTAVPTFDRTIVGASTVRVVQ, encoded by the coding sequence ATGTCACGCTTGATTGCAGGGCTCGTGTTCGCGGGTGCGGCGGGGTGTGGGGCGAAGACGACGACGGCGGCCAACATGGCCGAGAATTGCGGGAACTCTTTGCAGACGGCGATCGTCTCGCCGTTGAGCGTGACGTTGAATGTGGGCGACACGCTGCGCTTCTCGGCGTCGATGCCGGGATGCACCCCGGCGCCGCAGTTCCGATGGTCGTCGTCATCGCCCGCAGTGGTCAGCGTGGACTCGCTGACCGGGCTCGCCACGGCGCACGCGGTTGGAACGGTCGCCGTCACGGCAGTGCCGACTTTCGACCGCACCATCGTCGGAGCATCGACCGTTCGGGTCGTCCAGTAG
- a CDS encoding MFS transporter has translation MAPAESAISEELLPPVADGGTSSPPAARHPWVWAVLYFPFGMSFGFPSIALGYLAVRAGVSVSAIAGVVGMTLLASGWKFVWAPVGDYTLTRKAWYLIAIATVSAGFIAITVVPLSRQTMPLLSLLVLLSSVAATFVAFATEGLMVHNTPVAARGRAAGWFQSGNHFGQTAGGGLGLWLMQHTPAPWMAGAGLAVVLFLCALPLLLVEEPERPRPGVSVGARARDAWRELVGIMRSKAGRIALLLAILPIGTGAAKDLFGSLGPEWHASADTVSLILGLGGGIAIVAGCFAGGRLADRIHKPTAYAVSCALGLVACVVMAWSPRTALGYTVSTLFYTFTLGMVAASFTGLVLAIVGHTAAATKINLFFAMNTLFTLGVLRIDGWAHDAWHTNGMLYTEAVLGVAALMLFAWIVGRIRGAEAAA, from the coding sequence ATGGCGCCCGCCGAATCCGCGATTTCAGAGGAGTTGCTTCCCCCGGTGGCGGACGGCGGCACATCGTCGCCCCCCGCAGCCCGCCACCCGTGGGTATGGGCGGTACTCTACTTTCCGTTCGGGATGTCGTTCGGCTTCCCCTCCATCGCACTCGGCTACCTCGCGGTGCGGGCCGGCGTCTCGGTTTCGGCCATCGCCGGCGTGGTGGGCATGACGCTGCTCGCGTCCGGGTGGAAATTCGTGTGGGCACCGGTGGGCGACTACACGCTCACGCGCAAGGCGTGGTACCTGATCGCCATCGCGACCGTATCGGCGGGGTTCATCGCGATCACGGTCGTGCCGCTCTCACGGCAGACCATGCCTCTGCTCTCACTACTCGTCCTGTTGTCCAGCGTGGCGGCGACGTTCGTGGCGTTTGCCACCGAGGGCTTGATGGTGCACAACACGCCGGTCGCGGCGCGGGGGCGGGCGGCGGGGTGGTTCCAGTCGGGCAACCATTTCGGGCAGACGGCGGGCGGGGGACTGGGGCTCTGGCTCATGCAGCACACGCCGGCGCCGTGGATGGCGGGCGCCGGGCTGGCGGTGGTGCTCTTCCTGTGCGCGCTGCCGTTGCTGCTCGTCGAGGAGCCCGAGCGCCCGCGCCCCGGGGTGTCGGTCGGCGCGCGCGCGCGCGACGCATGGCGGGAACTCGTGGGGATCATGCGCTCCAAGGCAGGGCGCATCGCGTTGCTGCTCGCCATCCTGCCCATCGGCACCGGCGCGGCCAAGGACCTCTTCGGCTCGCTCGGCCCGGAATGGCACGCGTCGGCAGATACTGTTTCACTAATACTTGGGCTTGGTGGCGGAATCGCGATCGTCGCCGGGTGTTTCGCCGGAGGGCGGCTCGCCGACCGGATCCACAAGCCGACGGCGTACGCGGTGAGCTGCGCGCTGGGGCTCGTGGCCTGCGTGGTCATGGCCTGGTCGCCGCGGACCGCGCTCGGCTACACGGTATCCACGCTGTTCTACACGTTCACGCTGGGCATGGTGGCGGCGTCGTTCACCGGACTCGTGCTGGCGATCGTGGGGCACACGGCGGCGGCCACGAAGATCAATCTCTTCTTCGCGATGAACACGCTGTTCACGCTCGGCGTGCTGCGGATCGACGGCTGGGCGCACGACGCATGGCACACGAACGGGATGCTGTACACGGAAGCGGTACTCGGTGTGGCGGCGCTGATGCTGTTCGCGTGGATCGTGGGCAGGATCCGGGGGGCGGAGGCGGCCGCCTAG